TTGGTCGGCAGGCGTTCCGGGCCGTTCATGGCAGACTCTCCGCGTGCTGTGCCGGCTCGGTCGGCAGGGTGGCCAACTGCGCTTCCAGATCGGCCAACGCTTCGCGCCGGTGTTCGACGAACTGGCGCAGCACGGCAAGCTGCGTGGCCGCTTCGCCGCCGTCCGCTGCATCCAGCGCCCGGCACAGCCTCGCCAGCGCATCGAGGCCGATGCCCGCTTCGAAGGCGGATCGCACGAAGCACAGACGCTGCAAGGCCGCCTCGTCGAACAGGCCGTAGCCGCCTGGCGTGCACGCCACCGGCCGCAGCAGTCCGCGCAGCAGGTAGTCGCGCACGATATGCACGCTCACCCCGGCATCAAGGGCCAGCCGGGACACCGTGTAGGCGTTCATCGAACACCTCCTTTTTCTCACCCGGCGCAGCAGGAAAGCTGCTTCACATCCTTGTTGAAGGTCTGCGCCGCGAGCTTCAAG
This sequence is a window from Orrella marina. Protein-coding genes within it:
- the merD gene encoding mercury resistance co-regulator MerD; translated protein: MNAYTVSRLALDAGVSVHIVRDYLLRGLLRPVACTPGGYGLFDEAALQRLCFVRSAFEAGIGLDALARLCRALDAADGGEAATQLAVLRQFVEHRREALADLEAQLATLPTEPAQHAESLP